A region from the Alosa alosa isolate M-15738 ecotype Scorff River chromosome 7, AALO_Geno_1.1, whole genome shotgun sequence genome encodes:
- the LOC125297500 gene encoding zinc finger protein 664-like gives MVTLPGVSEHPHVMAQKIHGQNDELNLQLKGRLHHCTVCRKSFTALRELDKHQQTHSVRVNEKERSCKKPHKYSHCEKAFTTPSIVNRYMLSHTCNQCGKAFTQKATLKNHMLIHTGEKRHKCGQCEKKTFSHSSSLKTHMLKHTGERPHKCAQCGKAFTQKAALKNHMLIHTGEKRHKCVQCEKTFFHSSSLKTHMLKHTGDRRHKCAQCGKAFITSTDLNRHMLTHTGEKLHKCDQCGKTFSQCSSLKTHMLKHTGERPHKCAQCGKAFITSTDLNRHMLTHTGEKLHKCDQCGKTFSQCSSLKTHMLKHTGERARKCAQCGKAFITITDLNRHMLTHTGEKLYKCDQCGKSFAQISNLKTHMLIHTGEKPHECAQCGKVFTRSTNLKKHMLIHIGNYSSHKPPRLTEYKQGRNGTNIAI, from the exons AGGCTGCACCACTGCACAGTCTGCAGGAAGAGTTTCACAGCCCTGAGAGAACTTGACaaacaccagcaaacacactcaGTTAGAGTGAACGAAAAAGAGAGGTCTTGCAAAAAGCCACATAAATATTCTCATTGTGAAAAAGCATTCACAACACCCTCAATAGTCAACCGCTACATGCTTAGCCATACATGtaaccagtgtggaaaagcattcaCACAAAAAGCAACTCTTAAAAACCACATGCTAATACATACAGGAGAGAAACGTCATAAATGCGGccagtgtgaaaaaaaaaccttttctcatagttcatctcttaaaacccacatgctAAAACACACTGGAGAAaggcctcataaatgtgcccagtgtggaaaagcattcaCACAAAAAGCAGCTCTTAAAAACCACATGCTAATACATACAGGAGAGAAACGTCATAAATGCGTCCAGTGTGAAAAAACCTTTTTTCATAGTTCATctcttaaaacccacatgctAAAACACACCGGAGACAGGCgtcataaatgtgcccagtgtggaaaagcatttataACCTCCACAGATCTCAATCgccacatgcttacacatactGGAGAAAAGCTTCATAAATGTGACCAGTGTGGAAAAACCTTTTCTCAGTGTTCATctcttaaaacccacatgctAAAACACACTGGAGAAaggcctcataaatgtgcccagtgtggaaaagcatttattACCTCCACAGATCTCAATCgccacatgcttacacatactggagagaagcTTCATAAATGTGACCAGTGTGGAAAAACCTTTTCTCAGTGTTCATctcttaaaacccacatgctAAAACACACTGGAGAAAGGGCTcgtaaatgtgcccagtgtggaaaagcatttataACCATCACAGATCTCAATCgccacatgcttacacatactGGAGAAAAGCTTTATAAATGTGACCAGTGTGGAAAATCTTTTGCACAAATTTCAaatcttaaaacccacatgctgatacacactggagagaagcctcatgaaTGTGCACAGTGTGGAAAGGTTTTTACACGCTCCACAAATCTTAAAAaacacatgctcatacacatagg aaactactcatcccataaaccaccacgCCTCACTGAATATAAACAAGGACGAAACGGCACGAATATTGCCATTTGA
- the LOC125297360 gene encoding gastrula zinc finger protein XlCGF8.2DB-like, which yields MVTLPGVSEHPHVMAQKIHGQNDELNLQLKGRLHHCTVCRKSFTALRELDKHQQTHSVRVNEQERSCKKPHKYSHCEKAFTTPSLVNRYMLSHTCNQCGKAFTQKAALKNHMLIHTGEKRHKCVQCEKNFFRSSSLKTHMLKHTGERPHQCTHCEKAFTHFSTLKRHMLTHAGEKPHKCAQCGKAFITPTNLNRHMLIHTGEKLYICVRCGKLFAQISNLKTHMLIHTREKPHKCTQCEKAFTHYSTHKKHMLIHTGEKPHKCARCGKAFIMTKDLNRHMLTHTGEKLYKCVQCGKPFAQISHLKTHMLIHTGEKPHECAQCGKAFTRFSTLKKHMLIHIR from the exons ATGGTAACTCTTCCAGGCGTATCAGAACATCCACATGTAATGGCACAGAAGATCCATGGACAGAATGATGAACTCAACCTGCAGCTCAAAGGAAGGCTGCACCACTGCACAGTCTGCAGGAAGAGTTTCACAGCCCTGAGAGAACTTGACaaacaccagcaaacacactcaGTTAGAGTGAACGAACAAGAGAGGTCTTGCAAAAAGCCACATAAATATTCTCATTGTGAAAAAGCAttcacaacaccctcactagtcaACCGCTACATGCTTAGCCATACATGtaaccagtgtggaaaagcattcaCACAAAAAGCAGCTCTTAAAAACCACATGCTAATACATACAG GAGAGAAACGTCATAAATGCGTCCAGtgtgaaaaaaacttttttcgTAGTTCATctcttaaaacccacatgctAAAACACACTGGAGAAAGGCCTCATCAATGTACCCACTGTGAAAAAGCTTTTACACACTTCTCCACTCTTAAaagacacatgctcacacacgcaggagagaagcctcataaatgtgctcagtgtggaaaagcatttataACCCCCACAAATCTCAATCGCCACATGCTTATACATACTGGAGAAAAGCTTTATATATGTGTCAGGTGTGGAAAACTTTTTGCACAAATTTCAaatcttaaaacccacatgctaatacacactagagaaaagcctcataaatgtaccCAGTGTGAAAAAGCTTTTACACACTACTCAACTCATAAAAaacacatgctcatacacactggagagaagcctcataaatgtgctcggtgtggaaaagcatttataATGACCAAAGATCTCAATCgccacatgcttacacatactggagaaaagctttataaatgtgtccagtgtggaaaaccTTTTGCACAAATTTCACatcttaaaacccacatgctgatacacactggagagaagcctcatgaatgtgcccagtgtggaaaagcttttacgCGCTTCTCAACTCTTAAAAaacacatgctcatacacattagatag
- the LOC125297349 gene encoding zinc finger protein 85-like isoform X1, whose translation MVTLPGVSEHPHVMAQKIHGQNDELNLQLKGRLHHCTVCRKSFTALRELDKHQQTHSVRVNEQERSCKKPHKYSHCEKAFTTPSLVNRYMLSHTCNQCGKAFTQKAALKNHMLIHTGEKRHKCVQCEKTFFHSSSLKTHMLKHTGERPHKCTQCGKAFTQKAALKNHMLIHTGEKRHKCVQCEKTFYQSSSLKTHMLKHTGERPHECAQCGKAFITSTGLNRHMLTHTGEKLHKCDQCGKTFSQCSSLKTHMLTHTGERPHQCTHCEKAFTHFSTLKRHMLTHAGEKPHKCAQCGKAFITPTNLNRHMLIHTGEKLYKCVRCGKAFAQISNLKTHMLIHTREKPHKCTQCEKAFTHYSTHKKHMLIHTGEKPHKCARCGKAFITTTDLNRHMLTHTGEKLYKCVRCGKPFAQISNLKTHMLIHTGEKPHECAQCGKAFTRFSTLKKHMLIHIR comes from the exons ATGGTAACTCTTCCAGGCGTATCAGAACATCCACATGTAATGGCACAGAAGATCCATGGACAGAATGATGAACTCAACCTGCAGCTCAAAGGAAGGCTGCACCACTGCACAGTCTGCAGGAAGAGTTTCACAGCCCTGAGAGAACTTGACaaacaccagcaaacacactcaGTTAGAGTGAACGAACAAGAGAGGTCTTGCAAAAAGCCACATAAATATTCTCATTGTGAAAAAGCAttcacaacaccctcactagtcaACCGCTACATGCTTAGCCATACATGtaaccagtgtggaaaagcattcaCACAAAAAGCAGCTCTTAAAAACCAC ATGCTAATACATACAGGAGAGAAACGTCATAAATGCGTCCAGTGTGAAAAAACCTTTTTTCATAGTTCATctcttaaaacccacatgctAAAACACACTGGAGAAAGGCCTCATAAAtgtacccagtgtggaaaagcattcaCACAAAAAGCAGCTCTTAAAAACCACATGCTAATACATACAGGAGAGAAAcgtcataaatgtgtccagtgtgaaaAAACCTTTTATCAGAGTTCATctcttaaaacccacatgctAAAACACACTGGAGAAAGGCCTCatgaatgtgcccagtgtggaaaagcatttataACCTCCACAGGTCTCAATCgccacatgcttacacatactGGAGAAAAGCTTCATAAATGTGACCAGTGTGGAAAAACCTTTTCTCAGTGTTCATctcttaaaacccacatgctaacacacactggagaaaGGCCTCATCAATGTACCCACTGTGAAAAAGCTTTTACACACTTCTCCACTCTTAAaagacacatgctcacacacgcaggagagaagcctcataaatgtgctcagtgtggaaaagcatttataACCCCCACAAATCTCAATCGCCACATGCTTATACATACTGGAGAAAAGCTTTATAAATGTGTCaggtgtggaaaagcttttgcacaaatttcaaatcttaaaacccacatgctaatacacactagagaaaagcctcataaatgtaccCAGTGTGAAAAAGCTTTTACACACTACTCAACTCATAAAAaacacatgctcatacacactggagagaagcctcataaatgtgctcggtgtggaaaagcatttataACGACCACAGATCTCAATCgccacatgcttacacatactGGAGAAAAGCTTTATAAATGTGTCAGGTGTGGAAAACCTTTTGCACAAATTTCAaatcttaaaacccacatgctgatacacactggagagaagcctcatgaatgtgcccagtgtggaaaagcttttacgCGCTTCTCAACTCTTAAAAaacacatgctcatacacattagatag
- the LOC125297349 gene encoding zinc finger protein 726-like isoform X2, with translation MVTLPGVSEHPHVMAQKIHGQNDELNLQLKGRLHHCTVCRKSFTALRELDKHQQTHSVRVNEQERSCKKPHKYSHCEKAFTTPSLVNRYMLSHTCNQCGKAFTQKAALKNHMLIHTGEKRHKCVQCEKTFFHSSSLKTHMLKHTGERPHECAQCGKAFITSTGLNRHMLTHTGEKLHKCDQCGKTFSQCSSLKTHMLTHTGERPHQCTHCEKAFTHFSTLKRHMLTHAGEKPHKCAQCGKAFITPTNLNRHMLIHTGEKLYKCVRCGKAFAQISNLKTHMLIHTREKPHKCTQCEKAFTHYSTHKKHMLIHTGEKPHKCARCGKAFITTTDLNRHMLTHTGEKLYKCVRCGKPFAQISNLKTHMLIHTGEKPHECAQCGKAFTRFSTLKKHMLIHIR, from the exons ATGGTAACTCTTCCAGGCGTATCAGAACATCCACATGTAATGGCACAGAAGATCCATGGACAGAATGATGAACTCAACCTGCAGCTCAAAGGAAGGCTGCACCACTGCACAGTCTGCAGGAAGAGTTTCACAGCCCTGAGAGAACTTGACaaacaccagcaaacacactcaGTTAGAGTGAACGAACAAGAGAGGTCTTGCAAAAAGCCACATAAATATTCTCATTGTGAAAAAGCAttcacaacaccctcactagtcaACCGCTACATGCTTAGCCATACATGtaaccagtgtggaaaagcattcaCACAAAAAGCAGCTCTTAAAAACCAC ATGCTAATACATACAGGAGAGAAACGTCATAAATGCGTCCAGTGTGAAAAAACCTTTTTTCATAGTTCATctcttaaaacccacatgctAAAACACACTGGAGAAAGGC CTCatgaatgtgcccagtgtggaaaagcatttataACCTCCACAGGTCTCAATCgccacatgcttacacatactGGAGAAAAGCTTCATAAATGTGACCAGTGTGGAAAAACCTTTTCTCAGTGTTCATctcttaaaacccacatgctaacacacactggagaaaGGCCTCATCAATGTACCCACTGTGAAAAAGCTTTTACACACTTCTCCACTCTTAAaagacacatgctcacacacgcaggagagaagcctcataaatgtgctcagtgtggaaaagcatttataACCCCCACAAATCTCAATCGCCACATGCTTATACATACTGGAGAAAAGCTTTATAAATGTGTCaggtgtggaaaagcttttgcacaaatttcaaatcttaaaacccacatgctaatacacactagagaaaagcctcataaatgtaccCAGTGTGAAAAAGCTTTTACACACTACTCAACTCATAAAAaacacatgctcatacacactggagagaagcctcataaatgtgctcggtgtggaaaagcatttataACGACCACAGATCTCAATCgccacatgcttacacatactGGAGAAAAGCTTTATAAATGTGTCAGGTGTGGAAAACCTTTTGCACAAATTTCAaatcttaaaacccacatgctgatacacactggagagaagcctcatgaatgtgcccagtgtggaaaagcttttacgCGCTTCTCAACTCTTAAAAaacacatgctcatacacattagatag